ACCGAAGAGGCGGTCGCGCTGTTCCAGCCGGACCTCGTGCTGGCCCCTTTCCTGAAGCGGCGCATCCCGGCGTCGGTGTGGCGCGCCCTGCCCTGTTTCGTCGTGCACCCCGGGCCGCCGGGCGACCGCGGTCCGGCCGCGCTCGACTGGGCCATCGTCGAAGGGCAGCGCGAGTGGGGCGTCACCGTGCTGCAGGCGGACGGTGATTTCGACGCCGGCCCGGTGTGGGGGGCCGCGACCTTCCCGCTGCGTGCGGCGTCCAAGGGCGCGATCTACCGGCGCGAGGTGACCGAAGCGGCGCTCGCGGCGACCTTGCAGGCGCTCGCCCGCTTCACTGCCGGTGACGCGCCGCAGAACAGTCTGCCCGCCGCCGACGGCTGGCGCGGGGTGCTGCCGCAGTCGCGCCGCGCGATCGACTGGTCGCACGACGACAGCGCCACCGTGCTGGCGAAAGTACACGCGTCCGACGGCCAGCCGGGCGTGGTCGACGCGCTGTTCAGCCAGCCCTGCCGGCTGTTCGACGCGCACCCGGCGACGCAGCAAGCGCTGGCCGGTCTTGGCGGTGCGCCGGGCGACGTGCTGGCGCAGCGTGACGGCGCGCTGCTGCGCCGGACCGTCGATGGCGGTGTCTGGATAGGCCGCGTGTCGGTCGCGCTCGGCGACGCTGCGTCGCCGATCAAGCTGCCGGCGACGCAGGCCCTTGCGGCGGAGACGGCGGCGCTGCCCGAACGCGCAGTACCGCTCATGCGGGCAGCCGATGAATGGGCCGAATTGCGCTACACCGAGCACGGCGAGCGCGGCTCCCGCGTCGGCGTGCTCAGCTTCGATTTCTGCAACGGCGCGATGTCCACCGCACAGTGTCAGCGCCTGCGCGACGCGCTGGTCGAGGTGAAGCGGCGCGACACGCAGGTCCTGCTGATCGCTGGCGGCGACGGTTTCTTCAGCAACGGCATCGACCTGAACTGCATCGAGGCGGCGGCGCACCGCGACGGCGACAGTGCGGCCGACGAGTCGTGGCGCAACATCAACGCGATGAACGACGTCGCGCTGGAAATCATCACCTGTACCGACCGCCTCACGGTGTCGCTGCTGCGCGGCAACGCCGGTGCCGGCGGCGCCTTTCTCGCGCTGGCGGCGGACGAGGTATGGGCGCAGCGCGGCGTCATGCTGAACCCGCACTACAAGAACATGGGCAATCTGTACGGCTCGGAGTACTGGACCTACCTCGCGCCGCGCCGGCTCGGTGCAGATGGCGCGCGCGCACTGATGCAGAGCCGGCTGCCGCTGTCGGCGCCGGAAGCGCTGCGCATCGGCTTCGTCGACCGCTGCCTCGACGTGCCCGCCGGCGACGCGCTCGATGCGGCGGTGCAGGAAGCCCGGCTGCTGGCCGCGTCGTACAATCTGCGCGATCGCGTCATGCGCAAGCAGACCGAGCGCGCGGCCCACGAAGCCGAACGTCCGCTCGCCGATTACCGCAAGGAAGAACTGTCCCGCATGCACCGCAATTTCTACGGCTTCGACCCCAGCTACCACGTCGCGCGCCACCACTTCGTGCACAAGCTGCCGCATGCGTGGACGCCGCGCCACCTGGCCGTGCACCGCGAGGTCGCCGCGCGATGAACGCCAGCCTGCGCGTACCCACCGTGCTGGTGGTCGATGACGAAGTGCGCTCGCAGGACGCGATGCGCCGCACGCTGGAAGAGGACTTCACCGTGCTCACCGCCAGCGGCGCCGACGACGCGCGCCAGCAGCTGGAGCGGCACGAGGTGAACGTCATCCTGTGCGACCAGCGCATGCCGGGCCTGACCGGCGTGCTGTTCCTGAAGGAGGTGCGCGAACGCTGGCCCGACGTCGTGCGCATCGTCATTTCCGGCTACACCGATTCTGAAGACATCATTGCCGGCATCAACGACGCCGGCATCTACCAGTACATCCTGAAACCGTGGGTGCCCGACCACCTGCTGGCCACCGTGCGCAACGCCGCCGAGGCGCAGACGCTGCAGCAGGAAACCGCCCGCCTCGACCTCGAACTGCGCACCGCCACGCCGGTGCTGCGCCAGCGTGCCGCGCACAAGCTGGAGCGCGCGCGCCGCACTTTCGGCTTCGACCGCATCGAACGTTCGGCCGGCAGCCCGCTCGACTCGGTGTGTGAAATGGCCGCACGTGTCGCCCGCTACGACCTGTCGGTGCTGGTGCTCGGCGAATCCGGCACCGGCAAGGAGCTGCTGGCACGCGCCATCCATTACGCCAGTCCGCGCGCCAATGGCGCCTTCGTCGTCGAGAACTGCGCGGCGATACCGGAAACCCTGCTCGAATCCGAACTGTTTGGCCACAAGCGCGGTGCCTTCACCGGCGCCTACGAAGACCACATCGGCCTCTTCCAGCGCGCCGACGGCGGCACCGTGTTCCTCGACGAGATCGGCGAAACCTCGCCCGCGTTCCAGGTGCGCCTGCTGCGCGTGCTGCAGGAAGGCGAGGTGCGGCCGGTCGGCGGCACGCGCGCGGTGCCGGTGGACGTGCGCGTCATCGCCGCCACCCACCGCGACCTCGAACAGCGAGTGCGCGAAGGGCTGTTCCGCGAGGATCTGTACTACCGCATCGCGGGCGCCACCTTCACCGTGCCGCCACTGCGCGAACGCGTCGGCGACATCGAGCCGATCGCCCGCCGCGTGGTCGACGAAGTGGGCATCGAACTGGGCCGCCCGGGCGCCTCGCTGACCGACGAGGCGATGGCCTGTCTGATGGGCTATCCGTGGCCCGGCAACATCCGCGAACTGCGCAACGAACTGGCGCGCGCGCTGGCGCTGAGCGACAGCGAACGCATCGAGGCGCAGTCGCTGTCGCTGCGCGTGCTGCACGGCCAGGCCGGCCTGACCGCCACCGCCAGCGCGACGCCCTTGCCGGCCAGCGGTACGCTGGCCGAGCGGCTGGACGCGATCGAGGCCATGGTGCTGCGCGAAACCCTGCTCCGCCACCGCTGGAACAAGACGCGCGCCGCCAAGGAACTGGGCCTGTCCCGGGTCGGTCTGCGTGGAAAGATGGTGCGCTTCGGGCTGGAGGGCTGATGGTCGACGCTGCGGGCATCGTGAGCGGGCAGATGCGGGCGGCCGCCGACGTGGTGCTCGACCGCTGGCAGCGTGATCCGCACGCGCTGGTGCAGGTGCTGCGTGAAACGCAGGCGGTCACGCACTGGCTGCCGCGCCCGCTGCTCGCCCACATCTCTGCCGCACTCGGTCTGACGCTCGCGCAGGTCGAAGGCGTGGCCGGCTTCTACCGCTTCTTCCACACCCGCCCGGTCGGCCGCACGCGGCTGCTGTTCTCCGACAACATCACCGACCGCATGCTGGGCAGCGAAGCGCTGCTGGCGCAGCTGTGCGCCCGCCTCGGCGTGGCGCCGGGCGAGGTCGATGCGCACGGCCGTTTCAGCGTCGACCGCTGTTCCTGTACCGGGCTGTGCGACCAGGGGCCGGCGCTGCTGGTGAATCACCATCAGGTCCTTACGCGGCTGGACGCGGCGCGCGTCGATGCGCTGGCCGATCTGCTGCTCGCCGGCGCGCCGGTCGAGCGGTGGCCGGCCGAGTGGTTCGACGTGATCGACGGCGTGCAGCGGGCCGACGTGCTGCTCAGCGGTCTGGCCGCCGACGCACCGACGCTGCCGGCGGTGCTCGCGCAGTCGCCGCAGGCACTGCTCGACGAAGTGGCGCAGTCCGGCCTGCGCGGACGCGGCGGCGCCGGCTTCCCGACCGCGCGCAAATGGCAGGCCTGCCGCGACGCCGCCGGCGACCTGCGCGTCGTCGTCTGCAACGCCGACGAGGGCGAGCCCGGCACCTTCAAGGACCGCGTGCTGCTGGCGAGTCACGCCGACGCCGTGTTCGACGGCATGACGGTGGCGGCGCGCGCGGTCGGCGCGCAGCAGGGCTTTCTATACCTGCGCGGCGAATACCGCTACCTGCTGCCGCAACTCGAAGAAGTGCTCGCGCGCCGCCGCGCGCAGGGCCTGCTTGGCCGTGACGCGTGCGGCGTCGTTGGTTTCGACTTCGATATCGCCATCCATCTGGGCGCTGGCGCCTACGTCTGCGGCGAAGAATCGGCGCTGATCGAATCGCTGGAGGGCAAGCGCGGCACGCCGCGCATCCGTCCGCCCTTCCCGGTGCAGGCCGGCTATCTCGGCCGGCCGACCGTCGTGAACAACGTCGAAACCTTCTGCGCGGTCGCCCACATCGCGCGCCGCGGCGGCGCCTGGTGGGCCGGCATCGGCACCGCGCAATCGACCGGCACCAAGATCCATTCGGTGTCCGGCGACTGCGCGCGGCCCGGTCTGTACGAATACCCACTGGGCACGCCCATCGCGCAGATACTGAAAGACTGTGGCGCGGGCGACGTGCAGGCGGTACAGGTCGGCGGGCCGTCCGGCGCCTGCGTGCCGGCGTCCGAATTCAACCGCGCCATCGCCTTCGAGGACGTGCCGAGCGCCGGTGCCTTCACGGTGTTCGACCGCTCGCGCGACCTGTTCGAGGTGGCGCGCCACTTTGCCCGCTTCTTCGCGCACGAGAGCTGTGGCCTGTGCACGCCCTGCCGCGTCGGCACCGAACTGGTGGTGCGGCGTCTGGACAAGCTGGCGCACGCGCGCGGCGCCGGCAGCGCGTCGGCCTTCGACATCGACCGCCTGCACGATCTGGACATCGCGCTGCACAGTGGCACCCACTGCGGTCTGGGCGCTTCGGCCTGCAACCCGCTGCGCGACACGATGCGTCATTTCGGCGACGCCTACGCGCAGCGTGCGACCGCGCCGCAGTTTCAGCCCGATCTCGACCTCGACGCCGAACTGTCGTCGGCGCGCCGCGCCACCGGCCGCAGCGACGCCGGCGCCCATCTGCACACGGACACGCCGGCATGAGCGCCGTCGATCCGACCTTCGATCTCGATGGCCAGCCGGTCGCGCTGCAGCCGGGCGACACGATACTGAGCGCCGCGGCGCGCGCCGGGCTCGACATCCCTCACCTGTGCTGGAGCGAAGAGGTGTCGGGCAGCGCGTCGTGCCGGCTGTGCACGGTGCTGGCCGACGGCCGCCCGGTGGCCGCCTGCGTGACGCCGGCGGTGGCCGGACAGAAGGTCGAATGCCGTACCGCCTCGCTGGCCACGCAGCGCCTGCGCCTGCTGCAGATGCTGTTCGTCGAGGGCAATCACTTCTGCCCCGGCTGCGAGAAGAGCGGCAACTGCGTGCTGCAGGTTCAGGCCGAACGCGCCGGCATGACCGAGCTGCATTTCGAGGTGCTGAACCCGGAGCGGCCGGTCGACGCGAGCCATCCCGACGTGCTGTTCGAACCGAACCGCTGCATCCTGTGCCAGCTCTGCGTGCGTGCCAGCGACGAACTCGACGGCAAGCGGGTGTTCGCCATCGGCGGCCACGGCATCGCCACCCGGCTGCTGATCGACAGCCCGAGCGGCCGGCTCGGGGACAGCGCGCTGTCGGTCGACGACCGCGCAGCCCACATCTGCCCGGTCGGCGCGCTGCTGCCCAAGCGCGTCGGCTTCGCGGTGCCGATAGGCCAGCGCCGCTTCGACACCGAGGACACGCGCGGATGAACGCGACCTCCCCATCACCGCGCAAGCTGCGCGTCGCCACCGTGTCGCTGGCCGGCTGCTTCGGCTGCCACATGTCGCTGCTCGACATCGACGAGCGGCTGTTCGATCTGGTCGAGCGGGTCGAATTCGACCGCTCGCCGCTGACCGACATCAAGACCGTCGGTGAGGTCGAGCCATGCGACATCGGCCTGGTCGAAGGCGGCCTGTGCAATGCCGAGAACGTCGAGGTGCTGCGCGCCTTCCGCGCCCGCTGCACCGTGCTGGTGGCGGTTGGTGCCTGCGCCATCACCGGCGGCCTGCCCGCGCTGCGCAATCACCTCGACGTCGGCGACGTCATGCAGTCGGTGTATGGTCGGGTGCCGGACGACCCGGAACTGCCGCTGCCGCTGAACCGCGTGCTGCCGATACACGAGGTGGTGCGCATCGACCACGCGCTGCCCGGCTGCCCGCCGCCGGCCGACGCTTTCTGGCAACTGCTGCAGGACCTGATCGCCGGACGCACGCCGGTGCCGGCGCCCGGCCTCATCCGCTACGACTGAAGCATTCAGGATCATGGATACGCGCCCGCTCGAAACCGCTGCCGACTCCAAAGGATTGCGCCGCATCGCGATCGATCCGCTGTCGCGCGTCGAAGGCCATGGCAAGGTGACGCTGCTACTCGACGACGACAACCGCGTGCGGCAGGCGCGGCTGCACATCGTCGAATTCCGCGGCTTCGAGAAATTCATCGAAGGCCGGCCCTACTGGGAAGTGCCGGTCATGGTGCAGCGGCTGTGCGGCATCTGCCCGGTGTCGCACCATCTGGCCGCATCTAAGGCCTTCGATCGCGTGGTCGGCGGCTGGCCGGTGCCGCCGGCGGCCGATCGCATCCGCCGCCTCATGCACTACGGCCAGATCGTGCAGAGCCACGCGCTGCACTTTTTCCACCTCGCCTCGCCCGACCTGCTGTTCGGTTTCGACGCCGAGGTCGATCGGCGCAACATCGTCGGCGTGGCCGCCGCCTTTCCGGACGCCGCGAGTCAGGGCGTCATGCTGCGCAAGTTCGGTCAGGAGGTGATCCGCATCACCTCGGGCAAGCGTATTCATGGCACCGGCGCCATACCCGGCGGCATGAACCGCGCGGTCGATCCGGCCGAGCGCGACGCGCTGCGCGCCGAACTGCCGCAGGTACTGGCCTGGGCGCAGGACGCGGTGTCGCTTGCCCGCCGGCTGCACGAAAGCCTGCCGGCGCGCTACGCCGACTTCGCCGACACGCCGGCGGCCATGATGTCGCTGGTCGGCCGCGACGGCGCGATGGAGCTGTACGACGGCGTGCTGCGGCTGCGCGAAGCCGACGGGCGCATTGCCATCGACGGCTTCGACGACCAGCGCTACCGCGAACTGATCGCTGAAGCGGTCAAGCCCTGGACCTATATGAAATTCCCCTACCGCCGCGACCTCGGTGTCGACGACGGCTGGTACCGCGTCGGACCGCTGGCGCGCGTGCAGAACTGCGACTTCATCCCGACGCCGCGCGCCGAAGAGGCGCGCCAGGCCTTCGTCGCCGCACACGCGGGGCGGCCGGTGCACGCGGTGCTGGCCACCCACTGGGCACGCATGATCGAACTGCTGCACGGCGTCGAAACGGTCGCCGCGCTGCTCGACGATGCGCTGATCACCGGCGGTCCGCTGCAGGCCGAGGGGCCGCGCCAGCGCTCGGGCATCGGCATCATCGAAGCGCCGCGCGGCACGCTGATCCACGAATACGAAGTCGGCGACGACGACCTGGTTACGCGCTGCAATCTGATCGTATCGACCACGCACAACAACCAGGCGATGAACGAGGCGGTGCGCGCTGTGGCGCTGCGCTATCTCGACGGCGAAACGATTACCGAAGGCCTGCTCAATCACATCGAGGTGGCCGTGCGCGCCTACGATCCCTGCCTGTCCTGCGCCACGCACGCGCTCGGTCAGATGCCGCTGGCGGTGAGCCTGCGCGCGGCCGACGGTCGCGTGCTCGACCACGTGCTGCGCAGCTCGACCGGCGAACTGCTGCGCGACGGCCCGGCGCACGACGCCGAGGCGGCGCAATGACGGCGCCGCTGCTGGTGCTGGGCTGGGGCAATCCGAGCCGCGGCGACGACGCGCTCGGCCCGATGCTGGTCGATGCGCTGGCGGCGTATGCCGGACGCGCGCTGCCCGCCGGCAGCGTGGAGTGCCTCAGCGACTACCAGCTGCAGATCGAGCACGCGCTCGATCTGGTCGGCCGCGAACGCGTGCTCTTCGTCGACGCCGCACGCGGGCTGGATGCCGCCTGTCAGATGCGCAGGGTCGAGCCGCAGCGCGAGCGCCAGATCACCAGCCACGCGCTGTCGCCGGAAGCGCTGCTGCAGGTATTCGTCGATCTGCAGCGCCGCGCACCGCCGGTGTGTGATGTACTGGCCATCCGCGGCCGCCGCTGGGAACTGGGCGAGGAGCCGGATGCGCAGGCCGAGGCCGATCTCGAACAGGCGCTCGCCCGGGCGCGCGGCTGGCTGCACGACGCCGTCGCCTGCGGCGCGCACACCGAAGGAGTGAATGCATGAACGTGCTCTGGTTGCAGTCCGGCGGCTGCGGCGGCTGCAGCATGTCGCTGCTGTGCGCCGACACCGACGATTTCCACGGCCAGCTGCGCGACGCCGACATCGATCTGCTGTGGCATCCGTCGCTGTCGCTGGACAGCGGCACTGAGGTGACCGCGCTGCTCGGCCGCATCCTCGACGGCGATCTGCCGCTGGACGCGCTGTGCGTCGAAGGCTCGCTGCTGCGCGGGCCGAATGGCACAGGGCGTTTCCACATCATGGCCGGCACCGGTCTGCCGATGATCGAATGGGTGCGCAAGCTCGCCGCTAAGGCGCGCCACGTGATCGCCATCGGCAGCTGCGCCGCCTGGGGCGGCGTCACTGCTGGCGGCGACAATCCGACCGACGCCTGCGGCCTGCAGTACGAGGACGACGTGCGCGGCGGCCTGCTGGGCAGCGACTTCCGCGCCGCGGGCGGCCTGCCGGTGATCAATATCGCCGGCTGTCCGACCCACCCGAGCTGGGTGCTCGACACGCTGATGGCGCTGGCCGCCGACGGCTTCACTGACGCCGATCTCGACACACTGGGCCGGCCGCGCTTCTACGCCGACCAGCTGGTGCACCACGGCTGCACGCGCAACGAGTACTACGAGTTCAAGGCCAGCGCCGAAAAGCCTTCGGACCTCGGCTGCATGATGGAACACATGGGCTGCAAGGGCACGCAGGCGCACGCCGACTGCAACACCCGGCCGTGGAACGGCGAAGGCTCCTGCACCCGCGGCGGCTACGCCTGCATCAGCTGCACCGAACCCGGCTTCCAGGAACCCGGCCACCCCTTCCACGCCACGCCCAAGCTCGCCGGCATCCCGATCGGCCTGCCGACCGACATGCCCAAGGCCTGGTTCGTCGCGCTGGCGTCACTGTCGAAGTCGGCGACGCCGAAGCGGGTCAAGGTGAACGCGGTGTCGGACCATGTCGTGGTGCCGCCTGTGGCGCGAAGGACAAGATTGAAGTGACAGTGTTTCTGACCGCCACCTCGCCGTTCCGGGCCAAGGCGGATCTCATCGGCGAGCCGGTGGGCCTTCTGTTCGAGTTCATTGCGCGTTTCCTGTTCAGGATCATGTCCACCCTTTTCGGCCCGGAGGGCCAGGACGGTTATGGCCTGTCTGACTGGATACTGTTGATTGCGTTGTTGACCGGGGTGGCGATCGGGATCGCGTGGGCGGCGATGACCTTGATCCGCGTAACGCACAAGAAGGGAAAGGAAAGACGTTGAGGGTTACTGATAGCAAGAGGGCACTCTCCGCATGACCCGTCTCCTCGTCGGTCCCTTCAACCGCGTCGAGGGCGATCTCGAAGTGACGCTGGACGTCGCCGACGGGCGTGTCGCGTCGGCGCACGTCAATGCGCCGATGTACCGCGGCTTCGAGCAGATACTGCGTGGGCGCGAGCCGCATGATGCGCTGGTGTATGTGCCGCGCATCTGCGGCATCTGTTCGGTGTCGCAGTCGGTGGCGGCGGCGCGCGCACTGGCTGCGCTGGGCGGCATCACGATGCCGGCCAACGGCCAGCACGTGACCAATGTGATCCTTGCCACCGAAAACCTGGCCGACCACCTGACTCACTTCTACCTGTTCTTCATGCCGGATTTCGTGCGCCCGGTGTATGCCAGCCGGCCCTGGCATGCCGAGGCGGTACGCCGGTTCACGCCGCAGACCGGCGAACAGGTGCGCGCCGCGATCGCCGCGCGCCAGCGTTGGTTCACGCTGCTCGGCACGCTGGCCGGCAAGTGGCCGCACACGCAGAGCATCGACCCCGGCGGCTCGACGCGCGCCATCGACGCTGCCGAGCGGGTGCGCCTGCTGGCCCGCGTGCGCGAATTCCGCCGCTTCCTCGAAACCCACACTTATGCCGCGCCGCTGGAACAGGTGGCCGCGCTCGATTCCGAAGCCGCGCTCGACGCCTGGCATCACTCGGCACCACTCGCCGACCCGCTGCACGGCGACCTGCGCTTCTTCCTGACCGTCGCGCGCGACGCGGCGCTGGCCACGCTCGGTGCCGGCCCCGGCCGCTTCCTCAGCTACGGCGCCTACCCGCAGCCGGAGGGCGGCACCGCGCTGGGCGCGGGTGTCTGGCACGCCGGCACGCTGTCGCCGCTCGACCCGGCCGCCATCCGCGAAGACGCCACGTACGCCTGGCTGAGCGACGCCGGCGGCCCGCAACATCCGCGCAGCGGCGTTACGCGGCCGGAGCCGGACAAGCCCGGCGCCTACACCTGGAACAAGGCGCCGCGGCTGGCCGGCGAGGTGGTCGAAACAGGCGCCATCGCGCGCCAGCTGGCGAGCGGCCATCCGCTCATCGTCGACCTGGTCGGCCGTTACGGCGGCACCGTCTACACCCGCGTCGTCGCCCGCCTGCTCGAACTGGCGCGCGTGGTGATCATGATGGAAGACTGGCTGCGCGCCGTGCGACCGGGCGAACCGTTCTGCACGCCCGGCCGGCTGCCGGACGAAGGCAGCGGCGCCGGCCTCGGCGAAGCGGCGCGCGGCAGCCTGGGCCACTGGATTTCGGTGCGCGACGGTCGCATCGCCAATTACCAGATCGTCGCGCCGACCACCTGGAACTTCTCGCCGCGCGACGCCGCCGGCCGCCCCGGCGCGCTGGAGTCGGCGCTCGAAGGCGCACCGGTGCGCGACGGCGAAACCACGCCGGTGGCGGTGCAGCACATCGTGCGGTCCTTCGATCCGTGCATGGTGTGCACCGTCCACTGAGCGGGAGCGGCATGCGGGACATCGAATTGCGCCATATCCCGGTTGGCGCGATTCCCTGTTTTGTGCCAATATTGTGGCGCGATAATAGAATTGCGCCACTTGAATGACCCGGCCTCGTTCGTCCATTGATCCGCATACGCTCGCCGCACTGATCGCCCGCCACGAAGACGGCGTCGGTGTGGACGGCCTGCTGCGCGTGCTCGGCGACGGCGTTGCACGCCGTACGCTGCAGCGCCGGCTGGCCGAGCTGGTCGCGCAGGGCCGCGTGCTGACGCGCGGCGAAGCGCGGGCGCTGAAGTATTTCGCGGCGCCGGCGGGTTCTGCAGTGACGGTGATGGAGCCTCTGCCGTCCGCTGCGCCGGCGCCCTATGTGACGCTGTCGACCGAGGGCGCCGAGCTGCGCGACCTGGTGCGCAGGCCGCTGCATCTGCGCCGCCCGGTCGGCTACGACATCGGCTTCGTCGAGCGCTATCGCGCTAACGACACCTTCTATCTGCCCGAGCCGCTGCGCGCGCAACTGCACGCGCTCGGCCGCTCACCGGTCGGCGAAGCGGCGGCGGGCACCTTCGCCGGCGACATCCTGAACCGGCTGCTGATCGACCTGTCCTGGGCCTCGTCGCGGCTGGAGGGCAATACCTATTCGCGGCTCGATACCGAACGTCTGATCGAACTGGGCGAGATCGCCGAGGGCAAGGACGCGCTCGAAACGCAGATGATCCTGAACCACAAGGCGGCCATCGAGTATCTGGTGCATGGCGCCGGCCGCATCGGCGTCGATCGCGAAACGCTGCTGTCGCTGCACGCGCTGCTGTCCGACGGCCTGCTGCACGATCCCCAGGCCGGCGGCCGGGTGCGCAGCCGCGCGGTCGAGATCAGCGGCTGCGTGTACCGGCCGCTGGCGCTGCCGCAGCAGCTCGACGAGCTGTTCGGCATCGTCACCGACATCGCTGCCGACATCGAAGACCCCTTCGAGCAGGCCTTTTTCCTGATGGTGCATTTGCCCTATCTGCAGCCCTTCGAGGACGTGAACAAGCGGGTGTCGCGGCTGGCCGCCAACATTCCGCTGATCCGCACCAATCTGTGCCCGCTGTCCTTCATCGACGTGCCGCAGCAGGCCTACGTCGATGCGATGATCGCGGTCTACGAGCTGAACCGCATCGAGCTGCTGCGCGACGTGTTCGTCCAGGCCTACGCGCGCTCCTGCCAGCAGTATGTCGCCGTCAAGCAGCAGCTGGTGCCGCCCGACACCTTCCGCCTGCGCCACCGCAAGGCGCTGACCGAAGCGGTGCGCGCCATCGTGCTGGGCAGGCGGCCGGCGAGTGCGGCGGCCGCGCGCGAGGCGACGCCGGCCACTGTGGCGGCGGACGACCGGGCGCGCTTCGTCGAACTGGTGCTGCAGGAGTTCCGCTCGCTGCACGAGGGCAATGCGGTCCGCTTCGGCCTGCGTCCGCTGGAATTTGCCGACTGGCTGGCCACGCACGGCGGGTCGATCAACACGAGCTCATCGGAGTCATGACATGCAGCGCTTCACCATTTCCCTCGACGACCAGCTGGCCGCGCAGTTCGACGACTGGATCGCGCAGCGTGGCTACGGCAATCGTTCGGAGGCGGTGCGCGACCTGTTCCGTGCCGAACTCGACCGCACGGCGCAGCAGACCGGCAGCGCGACGCACTGCGTGGCCTGCCTGTCCTACGTGTTCAATCACCACGAACGCGACCTGGCCGAGCGCATCATCAGCCTGCAGCACGCGCACCATGACCTCACGGTGTCGTCGATGCACGCCCACCTCGACCACGACTACTGCCTCGAAACCGTCATCCTGAAGGGCGAGATCGCCGCGGTGCGGCAGTTCGCCGACGCGGTGTGCGCCGAGCGCGGCGTGCACCACGGCAAGATCAACGTGATCAGCGTCGAGCTGGATGCAGGCCACCACCACGCGGGCCCGGGCGGACATCGCTACACGCGGCGACACGAGCGCGGCGGCCAAGGCCACGTGCACATCAAGCCCAGTACCTGACGCCAGCGCCGCTGCCGCAGCATCGACCGGAATGGCAGCGCGCTGACCACCGTGTGACCGGCTGTCGCGCCGGAACGCTTGCCCGGCGTGGTGCCATCGACTGGCACGCTTCTCGCGTATGAAGACTGTTCCAAATCTTCATACAAAAAGATGAACGCGAAAAAAGACTTTTCCGGGAAGGTGTTGCGGAGGCCTTCGGCGTCCGTGCAGGGAGTTCTGCCGCTGCTGTGCGTGCCCGTGATCGGGGCATGGGGCACCGCGCTGGCGCACGAAGCGGCGCCGTCGGCTCACCACCTCGACGCGGTGACCATCGAGGGCCACTACGACAACGCGGTCGGCACGTCCGATGCCGCCAGCCAGGGCCGGGTCACCGCGCGGCTGATCGAGAACCGGCCGACGCTGC
The window above is part of the Methyloversatilis discipulorum genome. Proteins encoded here:
- a CDS encoding Ni/Fe hydrogenase subunit alpha: MDTRPLETAADSKGLRRIAIDPLSRVEGHGKVTLLLDDDNRVRQARLHIVEFRGFEKFIEGRPYWEVPVMVQRLCGICPVSHHLAASKAFDRVVGGWPVPPAADRIRRLMHYGQIVQSHALHFFHLASPDLLFGFDAEVDRRNIVGVAAAFPDAASQGVMLRKFGQEVIRITSGKRIHGTGAIPGGMNRAVDPAERDALRAELPQVLAWAQDAVSLARRLHESLPARYADFADTPAAMMSLVGRDGAMELYDGVLRLREADGRIAIDGFDDQRYRELIAEAVKPWTYMKFPYRRDLGVDDGWYRVGPLARVQNCDFIPTPRAEEARQAFVAAHAGRPVHAVLATHWARMIELLHGVETVAALLDDALITGGPLQAEGPRQRSGIGIIEAPRGTLIHEYEVGDDDLVTRCNLIVSTTHNNQAMNEAVRAVALRYLDGETITEGLLNHIEVAVRAYDPCLSCATHALGQMPLAVSLRAADGRVLDHVLRSSTGELLRDGPAHDAEAAQ
- a CDS encoding sigma-54-dependent transcriptional regulator, translating into MNASLRVPTVLVVDDEVRSQDAMRRTLEEDFTVLTASGADDARQQLERHEVNVILCDQRMPGLTGVLFLKEVRERWPDVVRIVISGYTDSEDIIAGINDAGIYQYILKPWVPDHLLATVRNAAEAQTLQQETARLDLELRTATPVLRQRAAHKLERARRTFGFDRIERSAGSPLDSVCEMAARVARYDLSVLVLGESGTGKELLARAIHYASPRANGAFVVENCAAIPETLLESELFGHKRGAFTGAYEDHIGLFQRADGGTVFLDEIGETSPAFQVRLLRVLQEGEVRPVGGTRAVPVDVRVIAATHRDLEQRVREGLFREDLYYRIAGATFTVPPLRERVGDIEPIARRVVDEVGIELGRPGASLTDEAMACLMGYPWPGNIRELRNELARALALSDSERIEAQSLSLRVLHGQAGLTATASATPLPASGTLAERLDAIEAMVLRETLLRHRWNKTRAAKELGLSRVGLRGKMVRFGLEG
- a CDS encoding 2Fe-2S iron-sulfur cluster-binding protein gives rise to the protein MSAVDPTFDLDGQPVALQPGDTILSAAARAGLDIPHLCWSEEVSGSASCRLCTVLADGRPVAACVTPAVAGQKVECRTASLATQRLRLLQMLFVEGNHFCPGCEKSGNCVLQVQAERAGMTELHFEVLNPERPVDASHPDVLFEPNRCILCQLCVRASDELDGKRVFAIGGHGIATRLLIDSPSGRLGDSALSVDDRAAHICPVGALLPKRVGFAVPIGQRRFDTEDTRG
- a CDS encoding hydrogenase maturation protein is translated as MTVPLRILLLCHSFNSLSQRLYAELTALGHTLSVELDIADAVTEEAVALFQPDLVLAPFLKRRIPASVWRALPCFVVHPGPPGDRGPAALDWAIVEGQREWGVTVLQADGDFDAGPVWGAATFPLRAASKGAIYRREVTEAALAATLQALARFTAGDAPQNSLPAADGWRGVLPQSRRAIDWSHDDSATVLAKVHASDGQPGVVDALFSQPCRLFDAHPATQQALAGLGGAPGDVLAQRDGALLRRTVDGGVWIGRVSVALGDAASPIKLPATQALAAETAALPERAVPLMRAADEWAELRYTEHGERGSRVGVLSFDFCNGAMSTAQCQRLRDALVEVKRRDTQVLLIAGGDGFFSNGIDLNCIEAAAHRDGDSAADESWRNINAMNDVALEIITCTDRLTVSLLRGNAGAGGAFLALAADEVWAQRGVMLNPHYKNMGNLYGSEYWTYLAPRRLGADGARALMQSRLPLSAPEALRIGFVDRCLDVPAGDALDAAVQEARLLAASYNLRDRVMRKQTERAAHEAERPLADYRKEELSRMHRNFYGFDPSYHVARHHFVHKLPHAWTPRHLAVHREVAAR
- a CDS encoding NAD(P)H-dependent oxidoreductase subunit E: MVDAAGIVSGQMRAAADVVLDRWQRDPHALVQVLRETQAVTHWLPRPLLAHISAALGLTLAQVEGVAGFYRFFHTRPVGRTRLLFSDNITDRMLGSEALLAQLCARLGVAPGEVDAHGRFSVDRCSCTGLCDQGPALLVNHHQVLTRLDAARVDALADLLLAGAPVERWPAEWFDVIDGVQRADVLLSGLAADAPTLPAVLAQSPQALLDEVAQSGLRGRGGAGFPTARKWQACRDAAGDLRVVVCNADEGEPGTFKDRVLLASHADAVFDGMTVAARAVGAQQGFLYLRGEYRYLLPQLEEVLARRRAQGLLGRDACGVVGFDFDIAIHLGAGAYVCGEESALIESLEGKRGTPRIRPPFPVQAGYLGRPTVVNNVETFCAVAHIARRGGAWWAGIGTAQSTGTKIHSVSGDCARPGLYEYPLGTPIAQILKDCGAGDVQAVQVGGPSGACVPASEFNRAIAFEDVPSAGAFTVFDRSRDLFEVARHFARFFAHESCGLCTPCRVGTELVVRRLDKLAHARGAGSASAFDIDRLHDLDIALHSGTHCGLGASACNPLRDTMRHFGDAYAQRATAPQFQPDLDLDAELSSARRATGRSDAGAHLHTDTPA